The genomic region TGATATCCATCGCCATCCAGGTTCCGCTGGCGATCTGGCTGTCGACGATGCTGGCCCACCGTATCCCCGGCGTCGTCGCCTTCCGCTTGATCTTCTTTCTCCCCTACGTTCTTGCCGATGTCGCAGCTGGCCTGATCTGGCGCTTCGTCTATGACGGCGACTACGGGCTCTTTGCCGCAATCTCGAACTTCTTCGGTTTCGCGACCCCCTATGTGCTCGCCGACAAGGATCTCGCCATCTACGCAGTGCTTGCCGTTATCGTCTGGAAGTATTTCGGCTTTCACATGATGCTCTTCATCGCCGGCCTGCAATCGGTCGACAAAAATGTGCTCGAAGCAGCTGAGATCGACGGGGCGACAGGCTGGCAGAAGTTCCGCTATGTGACACTGCCACTGCTTGGATCCACGCTGCGCCTTTCCATCTTCTTTGCGGTCATCGGTTCGCTGCAGCTCTTCGACATGATCATGCCGCTGACAGGCGGCGGGCCATCGAATTCGACGCAGACGATGGTGACTTTCCTTTACACCTACGGGGTCATGCGCATGCAGGTTGGTCTCGGCAGCGCCGTCGGTGTCGTCCTCTTCATCATCTGCATGTCACTCGCCTTCGGCTACAAGAGGATTTTCATGCGCAATGATTGATACGAGCTCCACCATTCGCATGCCGCTGCAGACGCGCGTTTATCTCTACGTGTCGCTGACGTTGATTGCGGCGCTGGTTCTCATACCGTTGCTGACGACGGCGCTCGGCGGTTTCAAGACGCTGGGCGACCTGCGCACCAATCCCTTTGGGCTCCCTACAGAGTGGCAATGGTCGAACTATACCGATATCCTCTTCGCGGAGCGATACTGGCTGCAGATCTTCAATTCGTTGGTAATTGCAGCGCTCACGGTCTCTCTCACGCTGATCGTCTCGTCGATGGCCGCCTTCACCTTTGCGCATGTCCGTTTCTTCGGCTCGTCGTTCCTGCTGAACTATTTCCTGCTCGGCCTGATGTTTCCGGCAGCAACGGCGATCCTGCCGCTCTTCATCCGCATCCGCGATCTGGGTCTTCTCGATACCTATTGGGGCGTGGTGCTGCCGCAGGTCGCATTCGGCCTCGGCATGAGCATTCTGCTTTTCAGGAATTATTTCAAAAACCTCCCGGAAGAATTGTTCCAGGCGGCCTTTGTCGACGGTTGCGGCTATCTGCGCTTCTTCTGGTACATCTCGCTACCGCTTGCGCGGCCGATCATTGCAACCATCAGCATCATCTCCTTCGTTGGCAGCTGGAACAGTTATATCCTGCCGCTGATCATGCTGAATTCGGAATCGAAATATCCGTGGCCGCTCGGCATCATGGTCTATCGCGGCGAGTATGGCACCGAATGGCAGCTGGTGCTCGCC from Rhizobium gallicum bv. gallicum R602sp harbors:
- a CDS encoding carbohydrate ABC transporter permease — its product is MIDTSSTIRMPLQTRVYLYVSLTLIAALVLIPLLTTALGGFKTLGDLRTNPFGLPTEWQWSNYTDILFAERYWLQIFNSLVIAALTVSLTLIVSSMAAFTFAHVRFFGSSFLLNYFLLGLMFPAATAILPLFIRIRDLGLLDTYWGVVLPQVAFGLGMSILLFRNYFKNLPEELFQAAFVDGCGYLRFFWYISLPLARPIIATISIISFVGSWNSYILPLIMLNSESKYPWPLGIMVYRGEYGTEWQLVLAFITLTILPTVIVFFVAQKHIIAGLTAGAVKT
- a CDS encoding carbohydrate ABC transporter permease, whose protein sequence is MANISISSAIGAARPVRSATRNRSSAAHDRWAVLLLFLPPALLLFTLFVIMPMGEAAWYSLYKWNGYGMPTEFIALRNFQVLLRNAAFTQALVNNGLIILISIAIQVPLAIWLSTMLAHRIPGVVAFRLIFFLPYVLADVAAGLIWRFVYDGDYGLFAAISNFFGFATPYVLADKDLAIYAVLAVIVWKYFGFHMMLFIAGLQSVDKNVLEAAEIDGATGWQKFRYVTLPLLGSTLRLSIFFAVIGSLQLFDMIMPLTGGGPSNSTQTMVTFLYTYGVMRMQVGLGSAVGVVLFIICMSLAFGYKRIFMRND